A region from the Clostridia bacterium genome encodes:
- the gatC gene encoding Asp-tRNA(Asn)/Glu-tRNA(Gln) amidotransferase subunit GatC, which translates to MILSREEVEHVAYLARLELSEEEKEAYTRQLNSILDFMQQLNELDTREVEPMAHVLPLVNVLREDEARPGLSREEALSGAPDRDQGQFRVPKIV; encoded by the coding sequence GTGATACTTTCCCGCGAAGAAGTGGAGCACGTGGCCTACCTGGCCCGGCTGGAGCTGAGCGAGGAGGAAAAGGAGGCCTACACCCGCCAGCTCAACAGCATCCTGGACTTCATGCAGCAGCTGAACGAGCTGGACACGCGAGAAGTGGAGCCCATGGCCCACGTCCTGCCCCTGGTGAACGTGCTGCGGGAGGACGAGGCGCGTCCCGGGCTTTCCCGGGAAGAGGCCCTCTCCGGCGCCCCGGACCGGGACCAGGGCCAGTTCCGCGTGCCGAAGATCGTATAG
- the gatA gene encoding Asp-tRNA(Asn)/Glu-tRNA(Gln) amidotransferase subunit GatA: MDLLYRPAHELHRLLTEREISARELAEAFLARLEAVEGQVKAFVTITRKLALEQAKAVDEKLARGEKIGPLEGIPAALKDNLCTRGLRTTCSSRMLAEWVPPYSATVVERLERAGLVLVGKTNMDEFAMGSSTENSAFFPTRNPWDPERVPGGSSGGSAAAVAAAEAVYALGSDTGGSIRQPAAFCGVVGLKPTYGRVSRYGLVAFASSLDQIGPLTRDVTDCALVLAAIAGHDLRDSTSAPVEVPDYLAGLGDGRLEGLRIGVPREYFGPGIEEGVKEAVQNALNRLEEAGARCEETSLPHTAYALPAYYLVAPAEASSNLARYDGVQYGFRSQADNVVDMYRRTRRLGFGPEVKRRIMLGTYALSAGYYDAYYLKALKVRRLIKEDFDRAFSRYDVLVTPTAPTVAFRLGEKVGDPLAMYLSDLCTIPVNMAGLPGLSLPCGLSNGLPVGLQIIGPPFSEGLLLRVGYAVEKACNPGPLVPALEVKAVG; this comes from the coding sequence TTGGATCTTCTCTACCGGCCGGCGCACGAGCTGCACCGGCTCCTGACCGAGAGAGAAATAAGCGCCCGCGAGCTGGCGGAAGCCTTCCTGGCCCGCCTGGAGGCGGTGGAAGGGCAGGTGAAGGCCTTCGTCACCATCACCCGCAAGCTGGCGCTGGAGCAGGCGAAAGCGGTGGACGAGAAGCTGGCCCGGGGGGAAAAGATCGGCCCCCTGGAAGGAATACCCGCCGCCCTGAAGGACAACCTCTGCACCCGCGGCCTGCGCACCACCTGCTCTTCCCGTATGCTGGCGGAGTGGGTGCCGCCCTATTCGGCCACGGTGGTGGAGAGGCTGGAGCGCGCCGGCCTGGTGCTGGTGGGCAAGACCAACATGGACGAGTTCGCCATGGGCTCCTCTACGGAGAACTCCGCCTTCTTCCCCACCCGCAATCCCTGGGACCCGGAGCGGGTGCCGGGCGGTTCCAGCGGCGGCTCGGCGGCGGCGGTGGCGGCGGCCGAGGCGGTCTACGCCCTGGGCTCGGACACCGGCGGCTCCATAAGGCAGCCGGCCGCCTTCTGCGGCGTGGTGGGCCTGAAGCCCACTTACGGCCGGGTCTCCCGCTACGGGCTGGTGGCCTTCGCCTCCTCCCTGGACCAGATCGGCCCCCTCACCCGGGACGTGACCGACTGCGCCCTGGTGCTGGCGGCCATAGCCGGCCACGACCTCCGGGACAGCACCTCGGCGCCGGTGGAGGTGCCGGACTACCTCGCCGGCCTGGGCGACGGCCGGCTGGAGGGCCTCAGGATCGGCGTGCCCCGGGAGTACTTCGGCCCCGGCATAGAGGAAGGGGTCAAGGAGGCGGTGCAGAACGCCCTGAACCGGCTGGAGGAGGCCGGAGCCCGCTGCGAGGAAACCTCCCTGCCCCACACCGCCTACGCCCTTCCCGCCTACTACCTGGTGGCTCCGGCCGAGGCCAGCTCCAACCTGGCCCGCTACGACGGGGTCCAGTACGGCTTCCGCAGCCAGGCGGACAACGTGGTGGACATGTACCGCCGGACCCGGCGGCTGGGCTTCGGCCCGGAGGTAAAGCGCCGCATCATGCTGGGCACCTACGCCCTGAGCGCCGGCTACTACGACGCCTACTACCTCAAGGCCCTCAAGGTGCGCCGGCTCATCAAGGAGGACTTCGACCGGGCCTTTTCCCGCTACGACGTGCTCGTCACCCCCACCGCCCCCACCGTGGCCTTCCGCCTGGGAGAGAAGGTGGGCGACCCCCTGGCCATGTACCTCTCCGACCTCTGCACCATCCCGGTGAACATGGCCGGGCTCCCCGGGCTCTCCCTGCCCTGCGGGCTGAGCAACGGCCTGCCGGTGGGCCTGCAGATAATCGGGCCGCCCTTCAGCGAGGGGCTCCTGCTCAGGGTGGGCTACGCGGTGGAAAAAGCCTGCAATCCGGGGCCGCTGGTTCCGGCGCTGGAGGTGAAAGCCGTTGGCTGA
- the gatB gene encoding Asp-tRNA(Asn)/Glu-tRNA(Gln) amidotransferase subunit GatB has protein sequence MADHADYEAVIGLEVHVELKTASKAFCSCSTAFGAEPNTQVCPVCLGLPGVLPVINRRMVDYALKVALALNCSIAPRCKFDRKNYYYPDLPKNYQISQYDLPLAAGGYLEIEVDGQARRIGITRVHMEEDAGKLIHQGEALGPGAYSLVDLNRTGVPLLEIVSEPDLRSPEEAYAYLTALKAVLQYLDVSDCKMEEGSLRCDANVSVRPRGSTAFGTKTELKNMNSFRALQRALAYEIGRQIEVLLHGGEVDQETRMWDEARGVTVTMRGKEEAHDYRYFPDPDLVPLEIDPAWIERVRAELPELPAERRRRFAEQYGLPAYDAGVLTATRAMADYFEACVALYPQAKTVSNWLMGDFSRLLNASGLEVEQAPIRPEGLVELLKLIDEGTISGKIAKTVFEEMFATGRPARAIVEEKGLVQISDEAALAAIVDRVLAEHPGPAADFRAGKEKALGFLVGQVMKATRGQANPALVNRLLRERLQGP, from the coding sequence TTGGCTGATCATGCCGACTACGAAGCGGTAATCGGGCTGGAGGTGCACGTGGAGCTCAAGACCGCCTCCAAGGCCTTTTGCTCCTGCTCCACCGCCTTCGGGGCCGAGCCCAATACCCAGGTCTGCCCGGTCTGCCTGGGCCTGCCCGGCGTGCTGCCGGTGATAAACCGCAGGATGGTGGACTACGCCCTCAAGGTGGCCCTGGCCCTCAACTGCAGCATTGCTCCCCGCTGCAAGTTCGACCGCAAGAACTACTACTACCCGGACCTGCCCAAGAACTACCAGATCTCCCAGTACGACCTGCCCCTGGCCGCCGGCGGGTACCTGGAAATCGAGGTGGACGGTCAGGCCCGGCGCATCGGCATCACCCGGGTGCACATGGAGGAGGACGCGGGCAAGCTCATCCACCAAGGCGAGGCCCTGGGGCCCGGTGCCTACTCCCTGGTGGACCTGAACCGCACGGGCGTGCCCCTCCTGGAGATCGTCTCCGAGCCGGACCTGCGCTCGCCCGAGGAGGCCTACGCCTACCTCACCGCGCTTAAGGCCGTGCTCCAGTACCTGGACGTCTCCGACTGCAAGATGGAAGAGGGCTCGCTGCGCTGCGACGCCAATGTTTCCGTCCGGCCCCGGGGCAGTACGGCCTTCGGCACCAAGACCGAGCTCAAGAACATGAACTCTTTCCGGGCCCTGCAGCGGGCCCTGGCCTACGAGATCGGGCGCCAGATTGAGGTGTTGCTCCACGGCGGGGAGGTGGACCAGGAGACCCGGATGTGGGACGAGGCCCGGGGCGTGACCGTCACCATGCGGGGCAAGGAGGAGGCGCACGACTACCGCTACTTCCCCGACCCGGACCTGGTGCCCCTGGAGATCGACCCCGCCTGGATCGAGCGCGTCCGCGCCGAGCTGCCGGAGCTGCCGGCCGAGCGGCGCCGCCGCTTCGCGGAGCAGTACGGCCTTCCCGCCTACGACGCCGGCGTGCTTACCGCCACCCGGGCCATGGCCGATTACTTCGAGGCCTGCGTGGCCCTCTATCCCCAGGCCAAGACGGTGAGCAACTGGCTCATGGGCGACTTCTCCCGGCTGCTGAACGCTTCGGGCCTGGAGGTGGAGCAGGCGCCGATCAGGCCCGAGGGCCTGGTGGAGCTGCTGAAGCTCATCGACGAGGGCACCATCAGCGGCAAGATCGCCAAGACCGTCTTCGAGGAGATGTTCGCCACCGGCCGCCCCGCCCGGGCCATAGTGGAGGAAAAGGGCCTGGTGCAGATCAGCGACGAGGCCGCCCTGGCGGCGATAGTGGACAGGGTGCTGGCCGAGCACCCGGGCCCGGCGGCGGACTTCCGTGCCGGCAAGGAAAAGGCCCTGGGCTTCCTGGTGGGCCAGGTAATGAAGGCCACCCGTGGCCAGGCCAACCCCGCCCTGGTGAACCGGCTGCTGCGGGAGCGGCTGCAAGGCCCGTAG
- the nifV gene encoding homocitrate synthase, producing the protein MTNPVYICDTTLRDGEQTAGVVFSNHEKIRIARMLAEVGVHQIEAGIPVMGGDEKEAIKQIVDAGLNASIMGWNRPVIEDIKHSLDCGVDAVAISISTSDIHIEHKLRSTRERVLSDMAAACEFAKKHNLYVSVNAEDASRSDMDFLLKFARMAKEAGADRLRFCDTVGCLEPFTSYEKVKAIIDEVGIEIEMHMHNDFGMATANTLAGLKAGATYAGVTVMGLGERAGNAALEEVVMALKHLYGVDLGFKTERFREIAEYVAMASGRELPAWKAIVGTNMFAHESGIHADGALKDPRTYEVFSPEEVGLERQIVIGKHSGTAALKAKFTEYGITLTDEDAAALLQRVREAAVELKRSLFDKELIYIYEDYLLHLARKGALKSAGRSEV; encoded by the coding sequence ATGACCAACCCGGTCTACATCTGCGACACCACGCTGCGCGACGGCGAACAGACCGCAGGGGTGGTCTTCTCCAATCACGAGAAAATCCGCATTGCCCGCATGCTGGCCGAAGTCGGGGTGCACCAGATAGAGGCCGGTATACCGGTCATGGGCGGGGACGAGAAAGAGGCCATAAAGCAGATAGTGGATGCGGGCCTCAACGCCAGCATCATGGGGTGGAACCGGCCGGTAATCGAGGACATCAAGCATTCGCTGGACTGCGGTGTGGACGCGGTGGCCATCTCCATCTCCACCTCGGACATCCACATTGAGCACAAGCTGCGCAGCACGCGCGAGCGGGTCCTGTCGGACATGGCTGCGGCCTGCGAGTTTGCCAAAAAGCACAACCTGTACGTTTCCGTGAACGCCGAGGACGCCTCCCGCTCGGACATGGACTTCCTGCTCAAATTTGCCCGCATGGCCAAGGAAGCCGGCGCCGACCGGCTGCGTTTCTGCGACACCGTGGGGTGTCTGGAGCCCTTCACCAGCTACGAGAAAGTCAAGGCCATCATCGACGAGGTAGGCATCGAAATCGAGATGCACATGCACAACGACTTCGGCATGGCCACGGCCAACACCCTGGCGGGGCTAAAAGCGGGCGCCACCTACGCCGGGGTCACGGTCATGGGCCTGGGCGAGCGGGCGGGCAACGCCGCCCTGGAGGAAGTGGTCATGGCCCTGAAGCACCTGTATGGCGTCGATCTGGGCTTCAAGACCGAGCGTTTTAGGGAGATCGCCGAATACGTGGCCATGGCCTCCGGCCGCGAGCTGCCGGCCTGGAAGGCCATCGTGGGCACCAACATGTTCGCCCACGAGTCCGGCATCCACGCCGACGGGGCCCTCAAGGATCCGCGCACCTACGAAGTCTTCTCGCCCGAAGAAGTGGGCCTGGAGCGCCAGATCGTCATCGGCAAGCACTCGGGCACTGCGGCCCTAAAAGCCAAGTTTACCGAGTACGGCATCACCCTTACCGATGAGGACGCCGCCGCCCTGCTGCAGCGTGTGCGGGAGGCGGCGGTGGAGCTCAAGCGCTCGCTGTTCGACAAGGAGCTGATCTACATCTACGAAGACTACCTCCTGCACCTGGCCCGCAAGGGCGCGCTGAAGAGCGCCGGCCGGTCGGAGGTTTAG
- a CDS encoding isocitrate/isopropylmalate dehydrogenase family protein, giving the protein MPTVTLIPGDGIGPEVTEAARRVIEAAGADITWEVVEAGEKTLAARGTVLPPEVLESIRKNRVALKGPLTTPVGTGFRSVNVALRQELGLYANLRPARTWPGVPSRYQNVDLVVVRENTEDLYAGVEHMVGEDAAESIKIITRRASERIVRFAFEYARAHGRRKVTAVHKANIMKCTDGLFLNCARRVAQDYPDVEFEERIVDNMCMQLVQKPELYDVLVMPNLYGDIISDLCAGLVGGLGLAPSANLGDEAAVFEPVHGSAPKYAGQNKVNPLACILSGVMMLEHLGRKEPAERIRRAVERVLAEGRHLTYDLGGQAGTQETAEAIIAALGP; this is encoded by the coding sequence TTGCCCACGGTAACGCTGATTCCCGGAGACGGCATCGGCCCGGAGGTAACCGAGGCGGCCCGGAGGGTCATCGAGGCCGCCGGCGCGGACATCACCTGGGAAGTGGTGGAGGCGGGAGAGAAGACCCTGGCCGCCCGGGGCACGGTCCTGCCGCCGGAAGTCCTGGAATCCATTCGCAAGAACCGCGTGGCCCTGAAGGGCCCGCTCACCACCCCGGTGGGCACGGGCTTCAGGAGCGTGAACGTGGCCCTGCGCCAGGAGCTGGGGCTTTACGCCAACCTCAGGCCCGCCCGCACCTGGCCCGGCGTGCCCTCCCGCTACCAGAACGTGGACCTGGTGGTGGTGCGGGAGAACACCGAGGACCTGTACGCCGGCGTGGAGCACATGGTGGGCGAGGACGCGGCGGAGAGCATCAAGATCATCACCCGGCGGGCCTCGGAGCGCATCGTGCGCTTTGCCTTCGAGTACGCCCGCGCCCACGGCCGCCGCAAGGTGACCGCCGTGCACAAGGCCAACATCATGAAGTGCACCGACGGGCTCTTCCTGAACTGCGCGCGCCGGGTGGCCCAGGACTACCCGGACGTGGAGTTCGAGGAGCGCATCGTGGACAACATGTGCATGCAGCTGGTGCAGAAGCCGGAGCTTTACGACGTGCTGGTCATGCCCAACCTCTACGGGGACATAATCTCCGACCTTTGCGCCGGGCTGGTGGGCGGCCTGGGCCTGGCGCCCAGCGCCAACCTGGGAGATGAGGCGGCGGTGTTCGAGCCGGTGCACGGCAGCGCGCCCAAGTACGCCGGCCAGAACAAGGTGAACCCCCTGGCCTGCATCCTCTCCGGGGTAATGATGCTCGAGCACCTGGGGCGGAAGGAGCCGGCGGAGCGCATCCGCCGCGCGGTGGAGCGGGTGCTGGCCGAGGGCCGCCACCTCACCTACGACCTGGGGGGCCAGGCAGGGACGCAGGAAACGGCCGAGGCCATCATCGCCGCGCTCGGACCATGA
- a CDS encoding AbrB/MazE/SpoVT family DNA-binding domain-containing protein yields MTDAIITTVKLGSRCQMVLPAKIRKALSLSEGDEVLVTVSGNAVVVVPKPKSYADRLMGLHRDVWAGVDPDSYVRGERDSWER; encoded by the coding sequence ATGACAGACGCCATCATCACCACGGTGAAGCTCGGCTCCCGGTGTCAGATGGTCCTGCCGGCCAAGATCAGGAAGGCCCTCTCCCTTTCGGAAGGCGACGAAGTGTTGGTGACGGTGAGCGGCAACGCCGTGGTCGTGGTGCCCAAGCCGAAAAGCTACGCCGACCGGCTCATGGGCCTGCACCGTGACGTCTGGGCCGGGGTTGACCCGGATTCCTACGTCCGGGGGGAAAGAGACTCGTGGGAGCGCTAG
- a CDS encoding ParA family protein, producing MAIVTVFNHKGGVGKTTVAFNLGLMLGELQNKVLLVDLDPQANLTALALDEQRFESLYTRDEAWTIAAAFRPLVSGSGDYEAREPVKIRDNVYLIPGDIRLAEFESLLPVSWTESLAGQERGFRITSAIYRLLKEASSSKECRYTICDVGPNIGALNRAIITSTDYLIVPVSSDLFSLRAIDTVGQSIVLWHNEWLRARQGVPRSLPFEIPHGSPRFLGYIIQQFGIYGGRPASAYRHWHDRLEPAIQEGITAPLGAVGLVEVGDATDLKLADIQNFHSLAPNAQRNHKAIFELDATEALGQHQYTVSKAREIYQHLATKVMSRTQAGP from the coding sequence ATGGCTATCGTTACCGTATTCAATCACAAGGGTGGAGTAGGGAAAACGACGGTAGCGTTTAACCTTGGACTTATGCTTGGAGAACTACAAAATAAGGTATTGCTGGTAGATCTTGATCCGCAGGCCAATCTGACCGCTCTAGCACTTGACGAGCAGAGGTTCGAATCACTTTATACTCGGGATGAGGCATGGACTATTGCTGCGGCATTTAGACCGCTGGTATCCGGTAGCGGGGATTATGAAGCCAGAGAGCCGGTAAAGATCAGAGATAACGTCTATCTGATACCTGGCGACATTCGATTAGCAGAGTTTGAAAGTTTACTGCCAGTTTCCTGGACCGAGTCTTTGGCAGGCCAGGAGAGAGGATTCCGAATTACGTCAGCTATCTACAGGTTATTGAAAGAAGCCTCCTCCTCCAAAGAGTGTAGGTATACCATCTGTGACGTAGGTCCTAATATCGGTGCTCTTAATCGCGCGATCATTACAAGTACGGACTACCTTATCGTTCCCGTTAGCTCAGATTTGTTCTCTTTGCGAGCCATCGATACTGTAGGGCAGTCAATAGTCCTTTGGCACAATGAATGGCTTAGAGCCAGGCAAGGCGTCCCCCGTAGCCTCCCGTTCGAGATACCTCACGGGTCGCCCCGATTCCTAGGCTACATTATTCAACAGTTTGGCATTTACGGGGGGCGGCCCGCATCCGCGTATCGCCATTGGCATGATCGGCTTGAACCCGCCATACAGGAAGGGATCACGGCCCCACTAGGCGCCGTCGGACTTGTCGAAGTTGGTGACGCAACTGATCTAAAGCTAGCTGATATACAAAACTTCCACAGCCTCGCTCCCAACGCCCAGCGGAATCATAAGGCTATCTTCGAGCTCGACGCCACGGAGGCCTTAGGGCAACACCAATACACCGTTAGCAAGGCAAGAGAAATCTATCAGCACCTAGCAACTAAGGTCATGTCCAGAACTCAAGCGGGGCCCTAG